The genome window ATAAAAATAAATaccactaaaaaataaaaaataaatattattatttgtattaaaaaaaaaggattacTACTGACAAAAAATTGGCACACTTTAataaagaaatgaatattatctGTATGAAAAAGACAACCAGTGACGAGGAATTGGGGGAAGGAAACAGATGTGGACGTATCAGAGGTCATAGTGAGAATTATATAGCATGAGGACAACTTGTCTGAAGGGTATAGATTCCCAGCCAATGTCCCGACATACAAAGAGGACAGAATTAAAAGGACAGAGCTTTAACATGTTGGATCTGTACCATCTCAAAATTAAGTTGCTGCCAACAAAATAATCGAAGGGTTAGAGAATGAGCCCAACAAGATTCTCCTCCATTTAGATCAATGATCAGATCACCACAGTACTATTGAGTCAGTCAGCTTCAATCACAGCAACAAAGTTATTTCACTTCCTACAATCTAACAAAGTTACATGCCTGCTTTAACTGAGAAAGTGAGTCAAGAGTAGATCTATGTAAGATTCAGGATCAAGAAATAGATAATGTGTATATCAAAGCATATGTGACATCATGACAGCATCAAGAAAAAGTACTAtgaaccaaggttcgccgtaccgtaccgtaccagcgtttcgacccgggctcggtaccgctcggtacacccagatgTACCGATCACTGTACATTGCTACAGTGCTACTGTGTTACTGTACactgctggcctgtcggaccgatacgtaccgcccgtaccgggcggtacagtccggcaaACCTTGCTATGAACCACATTAAGGCATTGTCGTTGCAGGAATGATGAACCACATTTTACAGCACAAACTGACATGATGTTGCTACATATACAAAATTCGGCTGAAAATGGGAAGTCAACCAACTACCACATGATAGATGGCATGAGATACAAAAAAGGCTGCACTTTGGAATAACTTGCAGTAGATACAAGCCAGAGATGTACCACAGAACCATCCAAACCATCTAACTCTTGAATCAGTTGCAGTTTGACATCACCACAGGAAGGAGGAGCATAAGCAAAAGACAATAATAGCCGGTTGAAGCAATGGAAGAATGAACATGAAATGGAAACTATCTAGCACTAGCAGCAGTCAGCCACAACTGGATCTATTGCCGTTCTATTTGGATGGTTACGTGACTGATGTTATACTCCCTTTTGATATACCCAATCACCATATCGAGTACAAGATCAGCATCTGCTTCTTGAGTGATCGTCACATGGCATGCTAGAAGAACCTTCCCTACAGTGATTGCCCATATGTGCAGCTCATGAATGGCCACAACACCATCCAACTGACAAAGCCCCTGTTCAAGTTTGGTTGCGTCGATTTGCCGTGGGGTGCTCTCCATCAAGACCTCAAGTATGTCCCTAAGCATCTTGATCGTTGTTACCAGAACGATGACGGAAAAGACAAGCGTGCATAACATATCGATTATCTTCCATTCAGGCTTCCACCATATTATTGCCCCTCCGATCATCACGCCTATGCTCTGGACGGAGTCACCAAGGACGTGGAGATAGGCACTATGCACATTAATGTTTCTTGTTTTCTCTTTAGCATCTTCTCTGCTGGCTGGGGCTTCTTCAGATTGGTGCAGCAGAGGTTTAAGATGTTCCTTGTTTCTGGAATCCTCTGCATGATTGTGGCCAGTGGCATGGCTATGACCATGCTCTGCATCATGTTCGTGATCATGATCGTGATCATCATGATGATGAGTGTGACCATGGTTTACATGACTGTGAACATGGCCATGCTCATCATGACCATCACCATGGCTGCCATGACCATGATCATGCCCACCATGGCCGTGGCCATGGCCATGGTCATGTCCAAGCAAGACAGCCATAACAATATTAACAACCAAACCAAAGGCTGATACAATAAACATCAAGACACCTTGCACTTCACCTGTGTCATGGAGCAATCTTGCAATAGCTTCAAAAACTAGGATGCCAGTTAAGAGCCAAATAAGCTGGATAGACACCAGAGCTCCAAGAATTTCTATACGGAAGAAGCCATAAGATTGACGTGGTGTTGCTTCCCATCCTGATGCCCATATGGAGAATAATGAGATGGCAAAAGCAGCAACATCGGAGAGGAGATGTGTCGCATCAGTCAGAATTGCAAGACTGTTTGCTTTAATACCTCCAACAACTTCAACGGACATGAAAATGATGCATAGGACAACAGCTATTAGTAGCTTGCGCATAGAAGTGAATCTCTCTTGGGCATCTTTTGAGTTTGATCGGGAATCAGAGAAACCACATGCACTGCCACTGCATATCTTGTTACGGTTTATGCTAGGTTCATCCCCTGGCAAATCTAAATTAATATCAATGATCTGCGAGGAATGGGAACTCTGTGCTTCCATCTGACAGCCAAGAAACAACTGTTAGGATACTAAAGTTGCAGAAGGATTCAAGGGAAAATAAAAATTGTAAAATAGCATCACCTTCCATGACAGCTaccaaaagtgaaaaaaaaaacacactaaACAATACAGAAATTGGATGACTATAGATATTAGATGCTTCCCATTAGAACTAGTACATTTAATTGTTAGAGATAGTGTTCCGAACAAGTGTTTCTCCAATACAAGGAGGAGAGGACCTTCCAAGCTATCAATTAGAGAACTCAAtaactaatataattttattcaaaaagaaaagaaaattgcatcCAAACATGAGTCCTTAGGCTTATGACTTTCTAATAAATATAGGGGTTTGTGAGAAAAGTTAATCTCGTCACTTTGCCAAAACCCACTAGAAAGGGCACCTAAAACCCTTAAAATGCATatcttaataataaaataatttggcTACATATCATATACACATACTGGGACTCAAAAATAATTAGACATAAATTAGATCTATTTTGACCAACTAAATTAGTTACTATAAATATTGACAAAAGTCAGTAAAtttattatacaaaaaaaaagttTACTACTAGAAGTTCTTAGTGAGGATAATCGGCCAACTCTCTTCTTTCTTGACTAGGAGTTGATTTGGGAAGGTCATTTTCCACACCCATTTCGAGGGGGATTCAgctgttcactctcttccaatggTGGAAAAGGTACACACCCTTCTCCAAAACTATGTATAGTCATCCTTTACACAAAGGAATTCTGGAGGTAAGCTGGACAAAATTTGTACCGGATTAAAGTCTTGTTAAGCTCCACCGGGCTGATGAATTGAAGGGTCAACAGGTTGCCAGGCAGAGCCATGAATAATTGACCCTATTTTAGCCCATTTATGGTCAAGTAGGCAAACCTGGACCAAATAAGAACTGGAAAGTAGAGGGTTTGGCCACATCCTAACATTAGCTCAGTAGGTCTAAGAAGATAAAAGAATATGCATTATGGAGCACGTTACAACAAAAATGACACCAACAGCTTCAGATaggcatatgtaaaaatattacacatAACTCGACAACTAAAGACGCTGCTAGTTATGCATGTGGATGAACCTTCTCAAGAAATGCACATTAATCCTTAGATACAGCTTCAATAGGCATGCCCATCTACAAGAACATGAATGGACAAAATCTGCACAGGTTTCTGTTAAGAACACATAAGACATATACTAAATTTCATACAAAAGCTCATAAGACAGGCACCTAATATGATCTGCAGTGACTCGAAACTGACTGACCAAAATAACCATGCATACTTGTGTGCTATCCCTTGACATCAACTAGAGAGGAACCAAATATATCTAGGTATGAAAATAGTGCATCATAAGCTTTCTTcctcaaaataataaaataatagacAAAATGACTTCTTTCAGAAAATGACAGGCTAGCATAGCTCCACAGCTAGAGTCCATTAGGCCGATGGATTCCTTGAGATAAGAATTGGAATTCTTGTTACATGTACTAAAATAATCAAAGCCATATTTATTTCGTAATGAAGCCCAACAAATATATTATCAAGCAATTGCAACCTAAAACTTCGGCCACTTGAAAGATCATTGTGTTTGGAATTGATATTGTATCTCAACTGTAAGGAAATTGTAGGTCTCAACCTAAATGAGCAATACAATACAGATAATTTATGGCATGACAAATAAAACAGGTAAAAATTAGTACTCGATGAAATCATTTATAATGTCCAAGCCCAGCCAGTGCAGACAGGCAGGCTCATAgatcatgtatacatacatatgtacatgtTACATACATTCCTACATATACTGCAGTCCTACATGCGTTCCTACACATTACATCCCATCCCATCCTATCCAACCCTGCTGGCATGCCATAACTGTGAAGATATGCTTTGCATTTGGttttgttaaaagaaaaaaaaaaatcaaaggcaCAATCAATTCGAAGCAGACTACAGCAGGGATGGCAAAAACCAGAACAAAAATACATCATTAACTACCAGatttagggtttataaatttcGGAACAAAATTATTGAAAAGACAGAAAACAAATTAGATAGAACAAAAAACTCAAGCAAGAAAATTCTTCTTAAGAGTACACAAGCAAAGGATCACACAAAACTCTACAGCAACACAAATTAGACGAACTACAAACAAATCCAAGATTCACCCAACTATATCTGGAATTCCAAGACAGATGTAGGAAGAGAAAAAAACAATATACACAAACCAGGTCACAAAAGCCCGCACTTTCTCTCCTTCAAATCAAACATCAAACACTCGAATCTAAACTGGAGTCAATAGAGTGCTTATTGGAAGATCGGAACTCAAAGAAACAAATTCTTACCAccaaaatgagatttttttttggttTCGTGGAACGACCAAAGAGCGAATCTTTCGACGAAAAATCAGGATTCAGCGGTGATTCCTGGGGGAATAAGAAGGAAAAAGGGGGGGCGAATCAAGCCGCTCCCACccaaaagaggagaaagaaaagggGACACGGAAGGGGGCCGCGATCCACTGCAGCGGTACCTGCGCGAGAGATCCCTGCCGAAAGCGAGGAGGGTTGAACAGCACCGCGGACTCCAAGGAGCCGTGAGCACATAATGATTTGTAATGGTCAAGCGACAAGAAAGATTCACGCTGTGGCTCACATCGGATCGGATCGAATTAGAACGCGAAGGATCCGAACCCGATAAAAGAGGAGCAGATCCAAATATGAATTACAACAGTCATATTTGGGTGATCATAATTTCCGtgacaaaaataataattttttctatAAGATTAAGACCTTCCGTATTGATCTCCTAAATTTCATGACTAATCTATTCCACCTTAATGGTTCATATTATGTTAATTGGCAAGAAAAATTCTTCAGATTCTGACCAGTCCAAGTCAAACGTCCAAATTTAGTGCTCGTTCGAAACGCCCGCACCTGCTCCGAATCCAACCCAGCGAATCTACACATCATGTCTTACTAAATTAGGAAAGGTCCGTGGACTATTAATGAAGACCTTGTTTGGTTACAGTTCTCAATATTGGCATTGCAACTGTTTTAGGTAGAGCCCTAAGGATGGATTCGAAATCTTTGTACTTGGACAGTGTTTGTTCACCGCAAGTGTGTTGAAGTGGATTTATCGACAAGGAACTGGAAATCTCTTGAGGGGATCTTCTGGGTAATGGCTTATGAAAAAAGATATTTATAgtaatgttttaattttaagataATAAGACATGAATCAATGTCAAAAAATTAATTCTGAGTGCTTCTCAATGTCACGAAACTAActcaaacaacaacaacaacaacaacaacaaaaaagccGGAACACAGCAACATACGGTAAAAGAAATAGCATGACATGAAAATAGCATCATACAACAGTAAAAGAAATAGAACACAGCAACATAGTGTGAATAAAGTGACAATCTAATCATGTTTTATATGTTTCAAGTGATACACATGCATATTGGAGTTTGATACTTGAAAAGTAGAAACATGGCAGAGATCCATCGGATGATGAAATTAGTTTGCATGGCTTAAAACACACCCTTCAGAGTTGCTAACATGGCGGAAAGGATTGCCTGTAAATTAAGACCAAACGCTTCCAAGGTTCTTCCCAAATGCAGAATCAGGTATTCTCTTACCGATTAATTCCCTCAACTCAAACTCGCTAGGGAATCTCTGCTCGTTTAGTTTGGAGAAAACCTACAATAAGGAAACCAAAAACATATATGTAGAATAATCAAGCAGCAAAGAAATGACAATTGCAAGAAATAAAATGTCAGATAAGCTTATCAATTGTTGTACAGATTATTAATCCATGCctgcaaaaaaaatcatgattgctTTCATTCAATGTATTTCGAACTTCAAAGGTGTTTTGAAATCAGATAGGCAACAAAATCACATACCATAAGCTACAGTTATTCTCATCTCCAAGTTTTCAAGTTAAATCTTTGGCAGATTGAACTTTTGACATGATATCTTGAACCAGGTTTCACATAGTTTACATCATCATATTGTCTTACTTTCTGGATAGGAACTCGCAAAGAAAGATCATTAAGCAAGTCATAAGTTGAATTCACAAAAAGACAACTATCCTCACTCTGGAAGATGCGTGGTCAAAGGTTTTCTATAAGATCTAATAATAAAGAAAAACACTCTCAAACTGACTTTCCAATTAATGAACCATGGTTTGCATGATTCCAAAATGAGAGCAGTCCTGGGATCTGTGATTGGTCCAATCGATCCAGatccaaaaaataatattataaaaagccTAAGAATAGTAAAAAGTTATATGTACAATAAATATTCATTTTTTGTCATTTATTAATAggataaattctaaaaaaaaaagccTTAACTTTGAGAATTTCCCACAGAGCGCCCCAACTTTGAAAAGTTCCCACAAGGTGCCCCTGGTCATGTGaaaagaccattttacccttgccTCAATCAGACTCACC of Musa acuminata AAA Group cultivar baxijiao chromosome BXJ1-7, Cavendish_Baxijiao_AAA, whole genome shotgun sequence contains these proteins:
- the LOC135585006 gene encoding metal tolerance protein 1-like isoform X1; its protein translation is MEAQSSHSSQIIDINLDLPGDEPSINRNKICSGSACGFSDSRSNSKDAQERFTSMRKLLIAVVLCIIFMSVEVVGGIKANSLAILTDATHLLSDVAAFAISLFSIWASGWEATPRQSYGFFRIEILGALVSIQLIWLLTGILVFEAIARLLHDTGEVQGVLMFIVSAFGLVVNIVMAVLLGHDHGHGHGHGGHDHGHGSHGDGHDEHGHVHSHVNHGHTHHHDDHDHDHEHDAEHGHSHATGHNHAEDSRNKEHLKPLLHQSEEAPASREDAKEKTRNINVHSAYLHVLGDSVQSIGVMIGGAIIWWKPEWKIIDMLCTLVFSVIVLVTTIKMLRDILEVLMESTPRQIDATKLEQGLCQLDGVVAIHELHIWAITVGKVLLACHVTITQEADADLVLDMVIGYIKREYNISHVTIQIERQ
- the LOC135585006 gene encoding metal tolerance protein 1-like isoform X2; translated protein: MEAQSSHSSQIIDINLDLPGDEPSINRNKICSGSACGFSDSRSNSKDAQERFTSMRKLLIAVVLCIIFMSVEVVGGWEATPRQSYGFFRIEILGALVSIQLIWLLTGILVFEAIARLLHDTGEVQGVLMFIVSAFGLVVNIVMAVLLGHDHGHGHGHGGHDHGHGSHGDGHDEHGHVHSHVNHGHTHHHDDHDHDHEHDAEHGHSHATGHNHAEDSRNKEHLKPLLHQSEEAPASREDAKEKTRNINVHSAYLHVLGDSVQSIGVMIGGAIIWWKPEWKIIDMLCTLVFSVIVLVTTIKMLRDILEVLMESTPRQIDATKLEQGLCQLDGVVAIHELHIWAITVGKVLLACHVTITQEADADLVLDMVIGYIKREYNISHVTIQIERQ